One genomic segment of Tripterygium wilfordii isolate XIE 37 chromosome 9, ASM1340144v1, whole genome shotgun sequence includes these proteins:
- the LOC120005740 gene encoding uncharacterized protein LOC120005740, which produces MSWMHIRDLPLTNLEFDLIWMKNISVLLTNGFTLHLKKKVKRLVMDFQKYLRAVRNDKVYSFPPLCDTFKRLHYCRSLIALELNSVNISGDVVEYFIASCPSLRQLSVEYSESMVDVKVSGESLCLEYLKMALCFNLESIYISAANLSSFEYIGPAVEITFANVPNLVELSFQGRYSEYIIRNFPQLSNFAFQLVTLKLVVMHLEVKKKPRKFPLLAHLKNFELSAYGSEDESLLAFAPLIEAAPSLVRFALDFHWFEDTRRKRKQKKIPKCLHHCLKEVELAGFVGQAIDMEFAIYLFENAIALEKIIIDPLHSFWTSYPPDEKLKEIQTIKKQVMELKSEFSLGDRLKLRNFFDV; this is translated from the exons ATGTCTTGGATGCATATCAGGGATCTTCCATTGACGAATTTAGAGTTCGATTTGATTTGGATGAAAAACATAAGTGTGCTATTGACAAATGGGTTTACTttgcatttgaaaaaaaaagttaaacggCTGGTGATGGATTTCCAGAAGTACTTACGTGCTGTGCGTAATGATAAGGTTTACTCTTTCCCACCATTATGTGACACTTTTAAGAGGCTGCATTATTGTAGATCCCTTATAGCTCTAGAATTGAATAGTGTAAACATAAGTGGAGATGTTGTTGAATACTTCATAGCTAGTTGCCCGTCTCTTAGGCAATTATCAGTTGAATATTCAGAATCTATGGTTGATGTTAAAGTTTCTGGAGAATCACTTTGCTTGGAGTACTTGAAGATGGCACTTTGCTTCAATTTGGAAAGCATATATATCTCTGCAGCAAATCTCTCATCATTCGAGTATATTGGTCCAGCGGTAGAGATCACTTTCGCGAATGTACCCAACCTCGTTGAATTATCTTTTCAGGGGAGATATTCTGAATACATCATCCGTAACTTTCCTCAGCTCTCAAATTTTGCATTTCAACTGGTGACACTTAAACTAGTTGTGATGCATCTCGAG GTAAAGAAAAAACCTCGTAAATTCCCTTTGCTTGCACACCTCAAGAATTTTGAATTGAGTGCTTATGGAAGTGAGGATGAGAGTCTTCTTGCTTTTGCTCCTTTGATCGAGGCAGCTCCTTCTTTGGTTAGATTTGCATTGGAC TTCCATTGGTTTGAGGATACTAGGAGAAAGAGGAAACAAAAGAAGATCCCAAAATGTCTACACCATTGCCTTAAAGAAGTGGAACTTGCTGGCTTTGTAGGGCAGGCTATTGACATGGAATTTGCAATATATTTGTTTGAGAATGCCATTGCATTGGAGAAAATTATCATTGATCCTCTGCATTCATTTTGGACTAGCTACCCACCGGACGAGAAATTGAAAGAGATACAAACTATCAAGAAGCAAGTAATGGAACTCAAATCTGAATTTTCCTTGGGAGACAGATTAAAACTTCGCAATTTTTTTGACGTTTAG
- the LOC120006227 gene encoding bHLH transcription factor RHL1-like, producing MQPCSRELQAMNSLITQSLQDQQQTHQTSQNPHFDPTSSSHDDFLDQMLSSISPSSWTDLKSPWDLTSSGRPPADDTAPENVGFHFDESAILASKLLQHQISGGGSAKMMLQQQQMLMPANRAGLGPMPLSLGNGNDVVDGFKSPTSQGGDGTVQALFNGFTGSLHGSGQTPNHGQQHFHHPPGGTMQAHNYGVPGAVMNQSQAPNPTPAQPTGGQASGSTGGQPGQPRQRVRARRGQATDPHSIAERLRRERIAERMKALQELVPNGNKTDKASMLDEIIDYVKFLQLQVKVLSMSRLGGAAAVAPLVADMSSEGGGGDCIQATANGGASNSNAESLTVTEHQVAKLMEEDMGSAMQYLQGKGLCLMPISLATAISTATCHTRNPINNPLLQSNGDGPSSPSLSVLTVQSATIGNGGGVDGASVSKP from the exons ATGCAGCCTTGTAGCAGAGAATTGCAAGCAATGAACTCTCTCATAACCCAATCCCTTCAAGACCAACAACAGACTCACCAAACCTCCCAAAACCCTCACTTCGATCCCACCTCATCCTCTCACGACGACTTCCTCGACCAAATGCTCTCTTCTATCTCTCCCTCTTCATGGACGGACCTCAAATCCCCCTGGGACCTCACCTCCAGCGGCAGACCACCCGCCGACGACACGGCGCCAGAGAATGTTGGATTCCACTTCGATGAGTCTGCCATTTTGGCCTCCAAGCTCCTCCAACACCAGATCAGCGGCGGTGGCTCGGCGAAGATGATgttgcagcagcagcagatgTTGATGCCGGCTAACAGAGCGGGTTTGGGGCCTATGCCGTTGTCTCTCGGGAATGGAAACGACGTCGTGGACGGGTTCAAGTCGCCTACTAGTCAG GGAGGAGATGGTACCGTCCAAGCCCTGTTTAACGGGTTTACTGGATCTCTGCACGGGTCGGGTCAGACACCGAACCATGGTCAACAGCATTTTCACCATCCACCG GGAGGGACTATGCAAGCACATAACTATGGTGTTCCGGGGGCAGTGATGAATCAATCTCAGGCTCCGAATCCGACTCCGGCCCAACCAACTGGTGGTCAAGCAAGTGGTTCAACTGGTGGTCAACCGGGGCAGCCCAGGCAAAGAGTCAGGGCTCGAAGAGGTCAAGCCACTGATCCCCATAGCATCGCTGAAAGG TtaaggagagagagaattgcagagagaatgaaagctctGCAGGAACTGGTTCCCAACGGAAACAAG ACGGACAAGGCTTCAATGCTGGATGAGATCATAGACTACGTCAAATTTCTCCAGCTCCAAGTCAAG GTCTTGAGCATGAGCAGACTGGGTGGTGCTGCTGCTGTGGCTCCTCTTGTTGCTGATATGTCTTCTGAG GGTGGTGGAGGTGATTGTATCCAAGCAACTGCCAACGGTGGGGCCTCTAACAGCAACGCCGAGAGCCTGACGGTGACGGAGCACCAAGTGGCCAAGTTAATGGAGGAAGACATGGGCTCCGCCATGCAGTACTTACAAGGGAAAGGACTCTGTCTCATGCCCATCTCACTTGCTACAGCTATATCAACCGCCACGTGTCACACCAGGAACCCCATCAACAACCCACTACTCCAATCCAACGGTGACGGCCCGTCCTCGCCTAGCTTGTCCGTGTTGACTGTCCAGTCAGCCACTATTGGTAACGGCGGAGGGGTTGACGGTGCTTCTGTTTCGAAGCCGTGA
- the LOC120006307 gene encoding uncharacterized protein LOC120006307 isoform X2, which yields MTMGTYASNNPVEIHTDVLSKSRESCYKARDAFYACFEKESDKKPTEIGCVGLLYPVECKSSRVEYEKSCRASWVKHFDRLYCRNKRVQRLLDDNDSRKGV from the exons ATGACTATGGGCACCTACGCCTCCAACAATCCGGTAGAAATTCACACCGACGTTCTCTCAAAATCCAGAGAATCTTGCTACAag GCTCGTGATGCTTTTTATGCTTGCTTTGAGAAAGAATCTGATAAGAAACCCACCGAAATTGGGTGCGTGGGGCTCTTGTACCCGGTTGAGTGCAAATCATCCAGGGTTGAGTATGAGAAGAGTTGTCGCGCTTCATGG GTGAAGCATTTTGATAGGCTGTACTGTAGAAACAAGAGAGTGCAAAGGCTGCTGGATGACAATGACTCGAGGAAAG GGGTATAA
- the LOC120006307 gene encoding uncharacterized protein LOC120006307 isoform X1: MTMGTYASNNPVEIHTDVLSKSRESCYKARDAFYACFEKESDKKPTEIGCVGLLYPVECKSSRVEYEKSCRASWVKHFDRLYCRNKRVQRLLDDNDSRKGPLSLPQRYTFKPNTA; this comes from the exons ATGACTATGGGCACCTACGCCTCCAACAATCCGGTAGAAATTCACACCGACGTTCTCTCAAAATCCAGAGAATCTTGCTACAag GCTCGTGATGCTTTTTATGCTTGCTTTGAGAAAGAATCTGATAAGAAACCCACCGAAATTGGGTGCGTGGGGCTCTTGTACCCGGTTGAGTGCAAATCATCCAGGGTTGAGTATGAGAAGAGTTGTCGCGCTTCATGG GTGAAGCATTTTGATAGGCTGTACTGTAGAAACAAGAGAGTGCAAAGGCTGCTGGATGACAATGACTCGAGGAAAGGTCCGTTGTCCCTTCCACAGCGCTACACTTTTAAGCCCAATACTGCTTGA
- the LOC120006367 gene encoding AP2/ERF and B3 domain-containing transcription factor At1g50680-like encodes MEGEMECLISSSMVSDSNSSTHQHPASKEGRYVGSSLKFKGVVPQQNGHWGAQIYANHQRIWLGTFKAEKEAAMAYDSAAIKLRSGDCHRNFPWTNITVEEPKFQCLYSSEAVLNMIRDGSYASKFADYIRTRSQSVQAGVGLNPATAPGNVGVLFKQMFQKELTPSDVGKLNRLVIPKKYAVKFFPNMFQDAEELMIDGKAGGVQLVFYDRSMRQWKFRYCYWSSSQSFVFTSGWSRFVKENHLKANDTITFYNCKAEEAGAFFMIEADKVESNTVTGTLKMSNQCVETQAELQLGGVADKECGRVVEEDEEPMQAEPTCDGERKCLKLFGVHIMI; translated from the coding sequence ATGGAAGGAGAAATGGAGTGCTTGATTTCAAGTAGCATGGTTTCGGATTCAAATAGCAGCACCCATCAGCATCCTGCAAGCAAAGAAGGCAGGTATGTTGGCAGTAGTTTAAAATTCAAAGGTGTGGTACCACAGCAAAATGGTCACTGGGGTGCACAAATATATGCTAATCACCAAAGAATTTGGCTTGGAACTTTCAAAGCTGAAAAAGAAGCAGCTATGGCTTATGATAGCGCAGCAATCAAACTCCGCAGTGGAGATTGTCACAGGAATTTCCCATGGACCAACATCACTGTCGAGGAGCCAAAATTTCAGTGTCTCTATAGTTCTGAAGCAGTTCTTAACATGATAAGAGACGGTTCTTATGCATCCAAGTTTGCAGATTATATAAGGACTCGTTCCCAAAGCGTGCAGGCCGGAGTTGGTCTTAATCCGGCAACAGCGCCTGGCAATGTAGGTGTATTATTCAAACAAATGTTCCAAAAGGAACTCACTCCAAGTGATGTTGGTAAGCTGAATAGGCTAGTCATCCCAAAGAAATACGCTGTTAAGTTCTTCCCAAATATGTTTCAAGATGCGGAAGAACTTATGATTGATGGGAAGGCGGGTGGCGTTCAGCTAGTTTTCTATGACAGGTCGATGAGGCAATGGAAATTTAGGTATTGTTACTGGAGCAGCAGTCAGAGTTTTGTGTTCACTAGTGGTTGGAGTCGATTTGTGAAGGAAAATCACCTAAAGGCTAACGACACAATCACATTTTATAATTGCAAGGCTGAAGAGGCAGGTGCATTTTTCATGATTGAAGCTGACAAGGTTGAAAGTAACACTGTTACTGGAACTCTGAAGATGTCCAACCAGTGTGTGGAGACTCAAGCTGAATTGCAGCTCGGCGGAGTTGCAGATAAAGAATGTGGGAGGGTGGTCGAAGAAGACGAGGAACCAATGCAAGCTGAGCCAACATGTGATGGTGAGAGAAAGTGTTTAAAACTTTTTGGAGTACATATCATGATCTGA
- the LOC120005889 gene encoding CBL-interacting serine/threonine-protein kinase 6-like: MAEKVRGGNPTLLDGKYELGRMLGYGTFAKVYHARNLRTGKSVAMKVVGKEKVIKVGMMDQIKREISVMKMVKHPNIVELHEVMASKSKIYISMELVRGGELFSKVAKGRLREDAARVYFQQLISAIDFCHSRSVYHRDLKPENLLLDEDGNLKVTDFGLSAFAENSKQDGLLHTTCGTPAYVAPEVIGKKGYDGAKADLWSCGVILYVLLAGFLPFQEDNIVAMYKKIYRGDFKCPPWFSGDARRLITKLLDPNPNSRITIAKLMDSSWFKKSVPKSMISKAEMEFDALTLDGDKSKQPETLNAFHIISLSQGFDLSPMFEGKKREEKEELRFATTRPASSVISRLEDVAKSTKFNVKKSETCVRLQGQESGRKGRLGIVADILAVTPSFLVVEVKKDNGDTLEYNQFCSNELRPALKDIVWTSPAENSTLA; this comes from the coding sequence ATGGCAGAGAAGGTCAGAGGCGGTAACCCAACCTTGCTGGACGGAAAGTACGAGCTCGGCCGTATGCTTGGCTACGGAACTTTCGCCAAGGTTTACCATGCGCGGAACCTTCGGACTGGGAAGAGTGTGGCGATGAAGGTGGTTGGCAAGGAGAAGGTGATTAAGGTCGGTATGATGGACCAGATCAAGCGCGAGATCTCCgtgatgaagatggtgaagcaTCCGAACATCGTCGAGCTACACGAGGTCATGGCGAGCAAATCCAAGATCTATATCTCCATGGAACTCGTTCGTGGCGGCGAATTGTTCTCCAAGGTCGCAAAGGGCCGGCTGAGGGAAGACGCGGCCAGAGTTTATTTTCAACAATTGATTTCGGCCATCGATTTTTGCCACAGCCGCAGTGTTTACCACCGCGATTTGAAGCCAGAGAATCTGTTATTGGACGAGGACGGAAACTTGAAGGTCACGGATTTCGGACTCAGTGCCTTTGCTGAGAACTCGAAGCAAGACGGTTTGCTTCACACGACTTGTGGCACACCAGCATATGTTGCGCCGGAGGTGATTGGGAAGAAAGGCTATGATGGTGCAAAAGCAGATCTGTGGTCTTGCGGTGTAATTCTCTATGTTCTCCTCGCCGGATTCTTGCCCTTCCAAGAGGACAACATCGTCGCcatgtataaaaaaatttacagagGAGACTTCAAATGCCCACCGTGGTTCTCCGGCGACGCTCGTAGATTAATCACAAAGCTTCTCGATCCAAACCCTAATAGTCGAATTACCATAGCCAAACTGATGGATTCTTCTTGGTTTAAGAAATCGGTGCCCAAGTCCATGATAAGCAAAGCAGAAATGGAGTTCGATGCCTTGACTTTGGATGGGGACAAATCAAAACAGCCAGAGACACTCAACGCCTTTCACATCATATCTCTATCGCAGGGGTTCGACCTCTCTCCCATGTTCGAAGGGAAGAAGAGGGAGGAAAAGGAGGAGCTGAGGTTCGCAACCACGAGGCCCGCCAGCAGCGTGATTTCCAGACTGGAGGATGTGGCGAAGTCGACGAAATTCAACGTCAAGAAAAGCGAGACTTGTGTGAGATTACAGGGGCAGGAGAGTGGTCGGAAAGGAAGATTGGGTATAGTGGCGGACATCTTGGCAGTGACGCCGTCGTTCCTGGTTGTGGAGGTGAAGAAAGACAACGGTGACACTCTAGAATACAACCAGTTCTGTAGCAACGAGCTCAGACCGGCGCTCAAGGACATCGTCTGGACGTCGCCGGCCGAGAACTCAACATTAGCTTGA
- the LOC120004896 gene encoding RNA polymerase II C-terminal domain phosphatase-like 4 isoform X2, with translation MSLVTDSPVHSSSSSGDFAAFLDATLDSKSSDSSPDEEAISDVHSDSSDKEAKDDCNLIRKRPRVENLESIEETQGSTSNGFVEQQLGETQWSTSHGFVEQHLASWKKDICKHPGSFGEMCIVCGQRLDSESGVTLRYIHKELRLGNDEIVRLRTTDMKNLLRHKKLYLVLDLDHTLLNSTLLLHLTAEEEYLKEQTDSLQEGSLFKLNSMHMMTKLRPFVHTFLKEASAMFEMYIYTMGDRSYALEMAKLLDPRREYFDSRVISRDDGTEKHQKGLDVVLGQDSTVLILDDTENAWTKHKDNLILMERYHFFASSCHQFGFNCKSLSELKSDENESDGALSSVLKVLRQIHNLFFDELGDTVDDRDVRQVLKTVRKEVLKNCKLVFSRVFPTTMFQAEKHQLWKMAEQLGASCSTELDQTVTHVVSTDAGTEKSRWAVKEKKFLVHPRWIEAANYLWQRQPEENFAVNQQKNQ, from the exons TGACTGACTCTCCGGTACACTCATCTAGTAGCAGCGGTGATTTTGCAGCCTTTCTTGATGCTACGCTGGATTCTAAATCTTCAGATTCATCACCAGATGAAGAAGCAATTTCTGATGTGCATTCTGATTCTTCTGACAAAGAAGCTAAAGATGACTGCAATCTCATAAGAAAGAG GCCCAGGGTGGAGAATTTGGAGAGCATAGAAGAAACCCAGGGGTCAACTTCTAATGGGTTTGTGGAACAGCAGTTAGGAGAAACCCAGTGGTCAACTTCTCATGGGTTCGTGGAACAGCACTTAG CATCCTGGAAGAAGGATATATGTAAACATCCGGGATCATTTGGTGAAATGTGCATAGTTTGTGGCCAAAGGTTGGACTCGGAATCTGGCGTGACTTTACGGTATATCCATAAG GAATTAAGACTTGGTAATGATGAGATTGTTCGGCTACGCACTACAGACATGAAGAATTTGCTGCGTCATAAgaagctctatttagttcttgaTCTTGATCACACTCTGCTTAATTCCACTCTACTTTTGCACTTGACGGCAGAGGAGGAATACCTGAAAGAACAAACAGATTCCTTGCAAG AAGGCAGCCTTTTCAAGTTGAACTCTATGCATATGATGACCAAATTAAGGCCCTTTGTTCATACCTTTCTAAAAGAAGCAAGTGCAATGTTCGAGATGTACATATACACGATGGGTGATAGATCTTATGCATTGGAAATGGCTAAGCTGCTTGATCCCAGAAGAGAGTACTTTGATTCTAGAGTTATTTCTCGAGATGATGGTACTGAGAAACATCAGAAGGGTCTTGATGTGGTTCTAGGACAAGATAGCACTGTTTTGATCCTTGATGATACGGAAAAT GCATGGACAAAGCACAAAGACAATCTGATACTAATGGAGAGATATCATTTCTTTGCTTCAAGTTGCCACCAATTTGGCTTCAATTGTAAATCTCTTTCTGAGCTGAAGAGTGATGAAAATGAGTCTGATGGAGCACTCTCATCTGTTCTCAAAGTTCTCAGGCAAATTCACAATTTGTTTTTTGAT GAGCTGGGTGATACTGTTGATGACAGAGATGTGAGACAG GTGCTAAAAACAGTACGAAAGGAAGTTCTCAAGAATTGTAAACTTGTCTTCAGCCGTGTTTTCCCTACTACCATGTTCCAGGCTGAAAAGCACCAGCTATGGAAGATGGCTGAGCAATTGGGAGCTTCTTGCTCAACAGAACTTGATCAAACAGTCACTCATGTGGTCTCGACAGACGCTGGAACTGAGAAGTCCCGTTGGGCAGTGAAAGAGAAGAAGTTTTTGGTCCATCCAAGGTGGATAGAGGCAGCCAACTATTTGTGGCAAAGGCAACCTGAGGAGAACTTTGCCGTCAACCAACAAAAGAACCAGTAG
- the LOC120004896 gene encoding RNA polymerase II C-terminal domain phosphatase-like 4 isoform X1, with the protein MSLVTDSPVHSSSSSGDFAAFLDATLDSKSSDSSPDEEAISDVHSDSSDKEAKDDCNLIRKRPRVENLESIEETQGSTSNGFVEQQLGETQWSTSHGFVEQHLEASWKKDICKHPGSFGEMCIVCGQRLDSESGVTLRYIHKELRLGNDEIVRLRTTDMKNLLRHKKLYLVLDLDHTLLNSTLLLHLTAEEEYLKEQTDSLQEGSLFKLNSMHMMTKLRPFVHTFLKEASAMFEMYIYTMGDRSYALEMAKLLDPRREYFDSRVISRDDGTEKHQKGLDVVLGQDSTVLILDDTENAWTKHKDNLILMERYHFFASSCHQFGFNCKSLSELKSDENESDGALSSVLKVLRQIHNLFFDELGDTVDDRDVRQVLKTVRKEVLKNCKLVFSRVFPTTMFQAEKHQLWKMAEQLGASCSTELDQTVTHVVSTDAGTEKSRWAVKEKKFLVHPRWIEAANYLWQRQPEENFAVNQQKNQ; encoded by the exons TGACTGACTCTCCGGTACACTCATCTAGTAGCAGCGGTGATTTTGCAGCCTTTCTTGATGCTACGCTGGATTCTAAATCTTCAGATTCATCACCAGATGAAGAAGCAATTTCTGATGTGCATTCTGATTCTTCTGACAAAGAAGCTAAAGATGACTGCAATCTCATAAGAAAGAG GCCCAGGGTGGAGAATTTGGAGAGCATAGAAGAAACCCAGGGGTCAACTTCTAATGGGTTTGTGGAACAGCAGTTAGGAGAAACCCAGTGGTCAACTTCTCATGGGTTCGTGGAACAGCACTTAG AAGCATCCTGGAAGAAGGATATATGTAAACATCCGGGATCATTTGGTGAAATGTGCATAGTTTGTGGCCAAAGGTTGGACTCGGAATCTGGCGTGACTTTACGGTATATCCATAAG GAATTAAGACTTGGTAATGATGAGATTGTTCGGCTACGCACTACAGACATGAAGAATTTGCTGCGTCATAAgaagctctatttagttcttgaTCTTGATCACACTCTGCTTAATTCCACTCTACTTTTGCACTTGACGGCAGAGGAGGAATACCTGAAAGAACAAACAGATTCCTTGCAAG AAGGCAGCCTTTTCAAGTTGAACTCTATGCATATGATGACCAAATTAAGGCCCTTTGTTCATACCTTTCTAAAAGAAGCAAGTGCAATGTTCGAGATGTACATATACACGATGGGTGATAGATCTTATGCATTGGAAATGGCTAAGCTGCTTGATCCCAGAAGAGAGTACTTTGATTCTAGAGTTATTTCTCGAGATGATGGTACTGAGAAACATCAGAAGGGTCTTGATGTGGTTCTAGGACAAGATAGCACTGTTTTGATCCTTGATGATACGGAAAAT GCATGGACAAAGCACAAAGACAATCTGATACTAATGGAGAGATATCATTTCTTTGCTTCAAGTTGCCACCAATTTGGCTTCAATTGTAAATCTCTTTCTGAGCTGAAGAGTGATGAAAATGAGTCTGATGGAGCACTCTCATCTGTTCTCAAAGTTCTCAGGCAAATTCACAATTTGTTTTTTGAT GAGCTGGGTGATACTGTTGATGACAGAGATGTGAGACAG GTGCTAAAAACAGTACGAAAGGAAGTTCTCAAGAATTGTAAACTTGTCTTCAGCCGTGTTTTCCCTACTACCATGTTCCAGGCTGAAAAGCACCAGCTATGGAAGATGGCTGAGCAATTGGGAGCTTCTTGCTCAACAGAACTTGATCAAACAGTCACTCATGTGGTCTCGACAGACGCTGGAACTGAGAAGTCCCGTTGGGCAGTGAAAGAGAAGAAGTTTTTGGTCCATCCAAGGTGGATAGAGGCAGCCAACTATTTGTGGCAAAGGCAACCTGAGGAGAACTTTGCCGTCAACCAACAAAAGAACCAGTAG
- the LOC120004896 gene encoding RNA polymerase II C-terminal domain phosphatase-like 4 isoform X3 has translation MCIVCGQRLDSESGVTLRYIHKELRLGNDEIVRLRTTDMKNLLRHKKLYLVLDLDHTLLNSTLLLHLTAEEEYLKEQTDSLQEGSLFKLNSMHMMTKLRPFVHTFLKEASAMFEMYIYTMGDRSYALEMAKLLDPRREYFDSRVISRDDGTEKHQKGLDVVLGQDSTVLILDDTENAWTKHKDNLILMERYHFFASSCHQFGFNCKSLSELKSDENESDGALSSVLKVLRQIHNLFFDELGDTVDDRDVRQVLKTVRKEVLKNCKLVFSRVFPTTMFQAEKHQLWKMAEQLGASCSTELDQTVTHVVSTDAGTEKSRWAVKEKKFLVHPRWIEAANYLWQRQPEENFAVNQQKNQ, from the exons ATGTGCATAGTTTGTGGCCAAAGGTTGGACTCGGAATCTGGCGTGACTTTACGGTATATCCATAAG GAATTAAGACTTGGTAATGATGAGATTGTTCGGCTACGCACTACAGACATGAAGAATTTGCTGCGTCATAAgaagctctatttagttcttgaTCTTGATCACACTCTGCTTAATTCCACTCTACTTTTGCACTTGACGGCAGAGGAGGAATACCTGAAAGAACAAACAGATTCCTTGCAAG AAGGCAGCCTTTTCAAGTTGAACTCTATGCATATGATGACCAAATTAAGGCCCTTTGTTCATACCTTTCTAAAAGAAGCAAGTGCAATGTTCGAGATGTACATATACACGATGGGTGATAGATCTTATGCATTGGAAATGGCTAAGCTGCTTGATCCCAGAAGAGAGTACTTTGATTCTAGAGTTATTTCTCGAGATGATGGTACTGAGAAACATCAGAAGGGTCTTGATGTGGTTCTAGGACAAGATAGCACTGTTTTGATCCTTGATGATACGGAAAAT GCATGGACAAAGCACAAAGACAATCTGATACTAATGGAGAGATATCATTTCTTTGCTTCAAGTTGCCACCAATTTGGCTTCAATTGTAAATCTCTTTCTGAGCTGAAGAGTGATGAAAATGAGTCTGATGGAGCACTCTCATCTGTTCTCAAAGTTCTCAGGCAAATTCACAATTTGTTTTTTGAT GAGCTGGGTGATACTGTTGATGACAGAGATGTGAGACAG GTGCTAAAAACAGTACGAAAGGAAGTTCTCAAGAATTGTAAACTTGTCTTCAGCCGTGTTTTCCCTACTACCATGTTCCAGGCTGAAAAGCACCAGCTATGGAAGATGGCTGAGCAATTGGGAGCTTCTTGCTCAACAGAACTTGATCAAACAGTCACTCATGTGGTCTCGACAGACGCTGGAACTGAGAAGTCCCGTTGGGCAGTGAAAGAGAAGAAGTTTTTGGTCCATCCAAGGTGGATAGAGGCAGCCAACTATTTGTGGCAAAGGCAACCTGAGGAGAACTTTGCCGTCAACCAACAAAAGAACCAGTAG